Proteins from a single region of Acanthochromis polyacanthus isolate Apoly-LR-REF ecotype Palm Island chromosome 11, KAUST_Apoly_ChrSc, whole genome shotgun sequence:
- the LOC110966036 gene encoding saxitoxin and tetrodotoxin-binding protein 2-like, with translation MSMMKRAVLLLLVVAVGSNADPDPTPATDVVQPTKDPCHDLTHKIQVEDLHKLNGEWVLFWSVSNHSEGHDMLASLDTSHVEFHSDNKTLIFTERNLYKTQDPKRRDYFINVTLPHKADDHSHHNHDANDTNDTNDTNDTNDTHHHDTHHHHDIIHVDVVELEVDGHHANYSDTADITFFETCPECMLLLYKMKDYSFLLSYRKFGHHQDDEKVKSVHDDHKEHAECLGFPHDKPYSYNGHSDFAHKKSAPEDHGHGSDNDH, from the exons ATGAGCATGATGAAGCGagcggtgctgctgctgctggtggtggcgGTCGGGTCCAACGCAGACCCAGACCCAACACCAGCCACTGACGTGGTCCAACCGACCAAGGACCCCTGCCACGATCTGACCCACAAAATCCAAGTGGAAGACCTGCACAAG CTTAACGGTGAGTGGGTTCTGTTCTGGTCCGTTTCCAATCATAGCGAAGGCCACGACATGCTGGCGAGTCTTGACACTTCCCACGTCGAGTTTCACTCTGACAACAAAACTTTGATCTTCACAGAGAGGAACTTGTACAA GACTCAGGATCCAAAGCGTCGTGATTATTTCATCAATGTGACGCTGCCCCACAAAGCTGATGACCACAGCCACCACAACCATGACGCCAACGACACCAACGACACCAACGACACCAACGACACCAACGACACCCACCACCATGacacccaccaccaccacgaCATCATCCATGTAGACGTCGTCG agttGGAGGTTGATGGACATCATGCAAACTACAGTGACACCGCTGACATAACCTTCTTCGAGACCTGCCCTGAATGCATGCTGCTGCTCTACAAAATGAAAGATTACAGTTTCCTGCTCAGCTACA GGAAGTTCGGGCACCATCAGGACGACGAGAAGGTGAAGTCCGTCCACGATGATCACAAGGAACATGCTGAGTGTCTGGGATTCCCTCATGACAAACCGTACAGCTACAACGGACATTCAG ATTTCGCTCATAAGAAATCTGCTCCAGAGGACCATGGTCATGGTAGTGATAATGATCACTGA
- the LOC110966035 gene encoding uncharacterized protein LOC110966035: MKLWFEAHFLFALLSVSSSALTPECEDLVKPLPLNEHSQVYGKSNFLLGYIDHDSFKTLLKAYDSSWMNVTFSPFRMTQGNRINGTCFESVVNMTLEDNTARIQLPGLSADYKLLSSHDGLMLLSANITVANLQKVLESLKVEATVDAGEATIHGFYLYANETTVTDSDLEHFKKQANCLGFTGEPDFHYNPEKEFCEEGKGNRV, encoded by the exons ATGAAACTGTGGTTCGAAGCCCATTTCCTGTTTGCGTTGCTGTCTGTGAGCAGCTCGGCTCTGACGCCTGAATGTGAGGACTTGGTCAAGCCTTTGCCTCTGAATGAACACTCTCAG GTGTACGGCAAGTCGAACTTCCTCCTCGGCTACATCGATCATGACAGTTTTAAAACCCTCTTGAAGGCGTACGACAGCTCCTGGATGAACGTCACGTTTTCACCGTTTCGCATGACTCAGGGCAACAGGAT AAATGGAACTTGCTTCGAGTCAGTGGTGAACATGACGTTGGAAGACAACACTGCAAGAATTCAAT TGCCTGGCTTATCTGCAGACTACAAACTGCTGTCATCCCACGATGGCTTGATGCTTCTTAGCGCCAACATCACCGTGGCAAACTTGCAGAAAGTCCTTGAATCACTGAAGGTCGAAGCCACAGTTGATGCTGGGGAGGCCACCATTCACGGTTTTTACCTTTATG cCAATGAAACGACCGTGACGGACTCAGATCTGGAACATTTCAAGAAGCAGGCGAACTGCCTTGGGTTCACTGGAGAACCAGACTTCCACTACAATCCAGAGAAAG agTTCTGTGAGGAAGGCAAAGGCAACAGGGTGTAG